One segment of Phycisphaerae bacterium DNA contains the following:
- a CDS encoding Lrp/AsnC family transcriptional regulator produces MSIRSDTNDLTPGMPEADRRLMGLLQDLPLTAEPWRMVAQRADIDQPSLLNKLAQWRTTSRLRHVRAFFNTRRLGCRSTLAAAAVRPDQADRLAALITARPEVSHNFLREGADLNLWFTLTCPPAGPTPDQVLTELSQAIAQPIRAFDATKHYKISFDGLFPASDDWPTPSPPKRTPPIAQLRTALALLQDDLPLCPQPFAELAKQNGMTQDDLLQAAITLKHHGLIRRIGALWNFAKLTANRNVMTLWNAPADRLDALGRHLAECPRVSHCYQRRTHTDWPWPIYAMLHGAGRDDCLRQIDELAAPFTDAEHLELWTVREYKQSPVRLDADKIDLKLLDSDSDADV; encoded by the coding sequence ATGTCCATCCGCAGCGATACCAATGACCTGACCCCTGGCATGCCCGAGGCGGACCGTCGCCTGATGGGCCTGCTCCAGGATCTGCCTCTGACCGCTGAGCCCTGGCGGATGGTCGCCCAGCGCGCCGATATCGACCAGCCCTCGCTGCTGAACAAGCTCGCCCAGTGGCGGACCACCAGCCGTCTTCGCCACGTCCGGGCCTTCTTCAACACCCGTCGCCTCGGCTGTCGCTCCACCCTCGCCGCCGCCGCCGTCCGTCCAGACCAGGCCGACCGACTCGCCGCCCTCATCACCGCCAGACCCGAAGTCTCCCACAACTTCCTCCGCGAAGGGGCCGACCTGAACCTCTGGTTCACCCTCACCTGCCCGCCGGCCGGACCAACACCAGACCAGGTCCTCACGGAACTCTCGCAGGCCATCGCCCAGCCGATCCGCGCCTTCGACGCCACCAAACACTACAAAATCTCCTTCGACGGCCTCTTCCCGGCCTCAGACGACTGGCCAACCCCCTCACCACCCAAGCGGACGCCGCCAATCGCCCAACTCCGCACCGCACTCGCCCTCCTCCAGGACGATCTGCCGCTATGCCCGCAGCCGTTCGCCGAACTGGCCAAACAGAATGGCATGACCCAAGACGACCTGCTCCAAGCCGCGATCACACTCAAACATCACGGCCTGATCCGACGGATCGGCGCCCTGTGGAACTTCGCCAAACTCACCGCCAACCGCAACGTCATGACCCTCTGGAACGCCCCAGCCGACCGACTCGACGCCCTCGGCCGGCACCTCGCCGAATGCCCGCGCGTCAGCCACTGCTACCAGCGCCGCACCCACACCGACTGGCCCTGGCCCATCTACGCCATGCTCCACGGCGCCGGCCGCGACGATTGCCTCCGACAGATCGACGAACTCGCCGCCCCATTCACCGACGCTGAGCACCTGGAGCTCTGGACCGTCCGCGAATACAAACAGTCGCCCGTGCGGCTGGACGCCGATAAGATCGATCTGAAACTATTGGACTCCGATAGCGATGCCGACGTTTGA
- a CDS encoding glutamyl-tRNA reductase, with protein sequence MNLVMTGVNFRTAPLALREKLSFRKHDIPGVLQRIKWEFQDAEFVLLSTCNRTELYAAGELVAAHRPRLWTILTGHPQETLNPDPADHCYVKQDLQAVEHLFAVAASLDSMVIGETEILGQVKQAYFTAAEAATTGPLLNPLFQQALTIAKRVHSETHIGRGRVSVGSVAVEFAEKIFRDLPAKTVMIVGAGETSELTLQNLVARGVRNVLVLNRSLERGRALADRYDGKAIQIDLLDDYLSRADIVISSTDAPHPVLRVPSMTRALAERRGRPVLLVDLAVPRDIEPAVGELVNVYLYNIDDLQGLAAENLKRRRQAVEHAQQIVRDGAARFDGLLRAQGLGALIRDLETSARQVKDAELARAFARQHLASLPEECREEIRQLLDRTINQLLANPKSALKQAAQNGQADHFAEIARKLFNLNDK encoded by the coding sequence ATGAACCTCGTCATGACCGGCGTGAACTTCCGAACCGCCCCGCTCGCCCTCCGCGAAAAACTCTCCTTCCGCAAACACGACATCCCCGGTGTCCTCCAGCGGATCAAGTGGGAGTTCCAGGACGCCGAGTTCGTCCTCCTTTCCACCTGCAACCGAACCGAACTCTACGCCGCCGGCGAACTGGTCGCCGCCCATCGCCCGCGACTCTGGACCATCCTGACCGGCCACCCGCAGGAAACCCTCAACCCCGACCCTGCCGACCACTGCTACGTCAAACAGGACCTCCAAGCCGTCGAACACCTCTTCGCCGTCGCCGCCAGCCTCGACTCCATGGTCATCGGCGAAACCGAAATCCTCGGACAGGTCAAGCAGGCCTACTTCACCGCCGCCGAAGCCGCCACCACCGGGCCGCTGCTCAACCCGCTCTTCCAGCAGGCACTCACCATCGCCAAGCGCGTCCACAGCGAGACCCACATCGGCCGCGGACGGGTCTCCGTCGGCTCCGTCGCCGTCGAATTCGCCGAAAAAATCTTCCGCGACCTGCCCGCCAAAACCGTCATGATCGTCGGCGCCGGCGAGACCAGCGAACTCACCCTCCAGAACCTCGTCGCCCGCGGTGTCCGAAACGTCCTGGTCCTCAACCGTTCCCTCGAACGCGGCCGCGCCCTCGCCGATCGCTACGACGGCAAAGCCATTCAGATCGACCTCCTCGACGACTACCTCAGCCGGGCCGACATCGTCATCAGCTCCACCGACGCCCCCCACCCGGTCCTCCGCGTCCCGTCCATGACCCGCGCCCTCGCCGAACGCCGCGGCCGCCCCGTGCTCCTGGTCGATCTCGCCGTCCCGCGCGACATCGAACCCGCCGTCGGCGAACTCGTCAACGTCTACCTCTACAACATCGACGACCTCCAGGGCCTCGCCGCTGAGAACCTCAAACGCCGCCGCCAAGCCGTCGAACACGCCCAGCAGATCGTCCGCGACGGCGCCGCCCGATTCGACGGACTTCTCCGCGCCCAGGGACTCGGCGCCCTCATCCGCGACCTCGAAACCTCCGCCCGACAGGTCAAAGACGCCGAACTCGCCCGCGCCTTCGCCCGCCAACACCTCGCCTCGCTGCCCGAGGAATGCCGCGAGGAGATCCGGCAGCTCCTCGACCGCACCATCAACCAGCTCCTGGCCAACCCCAAATCCGCCCTCAAACAGGCCGCCCAAAACGGCCAGGCCGACCACTTCGCCGAAATCGCCCGAAAACTCTTCAACCTCAACGACAAGTAG
- the ccsA gene encoding cytochrome c biogenesis protein CcsA → MPTFELITTMAGVICYAAALALAVAAPLRRANRVLPQAGLILAGSLLIALALVVDAVRSGHFSLADRHQALLFYVVAVTVVFFFTARRHDLRGLWLIVLPYVTVLAAFGTWGAFAHRPVQPGIESPWLILHVLTALLGYALFTLASVYAAAFLVQDRSLRRKQFGQTFEALPPLETLEALMRRQVGLAFVVFTAAIALGVVLAHINGWGRAWLTDPKILATALTWAVYAVLLYLRLGRLYCGRRAAVVTLAGLACLLFTFVGVPLLTDSMHDFAASGQGGNT, encoded by the coding sequence ATGCCGACGTTTGAGCTGATAACGACGATGGCCGGCGTAATCTGCTACGCCGCCGCCTTGGCCCTGGCCGTCGCCGCGCCGCTGCGCCGAGCGAACCGAGTGCTACCGCAGGCCGGCCTCATACTCGCCGGTTCGCTGCTGATCGCGCTCGCCCTCGTCGTCGACGCCGTCCGATCCGGACACTTCAGCCTCGCCGACCGCCACCAGGCCCTCCTCTTCTACGTCGTCGCCGTCACCGTCGTATTCTTCTTCACCGCCCGACGCCACGACCTCCGCGGCCTCTGGCTCATCGTTCTGCCCTACGTGACCGTCCTCGCCGCCTTCGGAACCTGGGGCGCCTTCGCCCATCGGCCGGTCCAGCCGGGCATCGAAAGCCCCTGGCTCATCCTGCACGTCCTGACCGCACTGCTCGGCTACGCCCTCTTCACCCTCGCCAGCGTCTACGCCGCCGCCTTCCTCGTCCAGGACCGAAGCCTCCGACGCAAACAGTTCGGCCAGACCTTCGAAGCCCTTCCGCCGCTCGAGACCCTCGAAGCCCTCATGCGCCGACAGGTCGGACTCGCCTTCGTCGTCTTCACCGCCGCCATCGCCCTGGGCGTCGTCCTCGCCCACATCAACGGCTGGGGAAGGGCGTGGCTCACCGACCCGAAAATCCTCGCCACCGCCCTGACCTGGGCCGTCTACGCCGTCCTGCTCTACCTGCGACTCGGACGACTCTACTGCGGACGACGCGCCGCCGTCGTCACCCTCGCCGGACTCGCCTGCCTCCTCTTCACCTTCGTCGGCGTCCCGCTCCTGACCGACAGCATGCACGACTTCGCCGCCTCCGGGCAGGGAGGCAACACATGA
- a CDS encoding sigma-70 family RNA polymerase sigma factor, translating into MEQVAELVARVASAPDCRSRVEAYGRLVEQFRGMACGYAYSILGDFHLAEDVAQNAFITAFGKLGQLQQPQAFPGWFRRIVWSECGRATRRRQRPATGLDDAAHVASAVPPPHDAMEREEAKDRVHAAIRTLPDSQREVTTLFYIDGYSQKQIADFLEVSVGTVNNRLSASRTRLKERMLNMVQDMLHGNAPDERFDRAVLLKLPQVSDMMEPVAHLPSTLDAFQARLILSALPNGSEIRELAPLIPIYRYPLVAHCRLPDGQDTAVEVHAYAHPLDSAERQARLLGILAELGLPVQKLLAGPALHPDFPDVGPMAVLTHLEGEDLPFWNATTDQIDLICRLVIEGVTRLHALTEPLQRHPISKTLPRRSLIWELDLIADKGGPWMTQPLFRQALARLRPALEAVAVPLVFSNGLNLTWNFKYDGRRLTGFQLFERACLEDPHIQFAKYKYWAIDTLGWGPFERAGLVERYLYDQDVSRSQFAPRLALRCLARLQECIPVRGDDDQWARERQSCLSLLEDSMRILPAN; encoded by the coding sequence GTGGAACAGGTTGCCGAATTGGTCGCTCGGGTCGCCTCCGCGCCGGACTGCCGTAGCCGCGTCGAAGCCTACGGCCGGCTGGTGGAGCAGTTCAGGGGTATGGCGTGCGGCTACGCCTACTCCATCCTCGGCGATTTCCATCTGGCCGAGGATGTCGCACAGAATGCGTTCATCACAGCGTTCGGGAAGCTCGGGCAGCTTCAACAGCCACAGGCTTTTCCCGGCTGGTTTCGCCGGATCGTCTGGTCCGAGTGCGGACGAGCCACCCGCCGCAGGCAACGGCCCGCGACCGGCTTGGATGACGCCGCACACGTCGCATCCGCCGTGCCTCCGCCCCATGACGCGATGGAGCGGGAGGAAGCGAAAGACCGGGTGCATGCAGCCATTCGAACGTTGCCTGACTCCCAACGCGAAGTGACGACCCTGTTCTACATCGACGGGTATTCCCAAAAGCAGATAGCCGACTTCCTCGAGGTCTCCGTCGGCACGGTCAACAACCGACTCAGCGCATCGCGAACCCGACTGAAGGAAAGGATGTTGAACATGGTCCAGGATATGCTGCATGGCAATGCACCCGATGAGCGGTTTGATAGAGCCGTCCTGTTGAAGCTGCCTCAGGTCTCCGACATGATGGAACCGGTCGCCCACCTGCCGTCCACCCTGGACGCCTTCCAGGCCCGACTCATTCTCTCAGCCCTCCCGAACGGGTCGGAGATTCGAGAACTCGCCCCGCTGATCCCGATCTATCGCTATCCACTCGTCGCTCACTGTCGCCTGCCGGACGGACAAGACACAGCCGTCGAGGTCCATGCCTACGCCCATCCTCTTGACTCGGCTGAGCGACAGGCCCGCCTCCTCGGGATCCTGGCCGAACTCGGCCTGCCGGTGCAGAAGCTCCTGGCCGGCCCCGCCCTCCATCCCGACTTTCCCGACGTCGGGCCGATGGCCGTGCTGACCCACCTGGAAGGCGAGGATCTGCCGTTCTGGAACGCGACGACCGACCAGATCGATCTGATCTGCCGCCTCGTGATCGAAGGCGTCACGCGACTGCACGCCCTGACCGAACCGCTGCAGCGACACCCCATCAGCAAGACCCTGCCGCGCCGCTCGTTGATCTGGGAGCTCGACCTGATCGCCGACAAAGGCGGACCGTGGATGACCCAGCCGCTGTTTCGCCAGGCTCTGGCCCGGCTTCGGCCGGCCCTGGAAGCGGTGGCTGTGCCGCTGGTCTTCTCCAACGGACTAAACCTCACCTGGAACTTCAAGTACGACGGCCGCAGGCTCACCGGGTTCCAGCTCTTCGAGCGGGCCTGCCTCGAAGACCCGCACATCCAGTTCGCCAAGTACAAGTATTGGGCCATCGACACGTTGGGCTGGGGACCGTTTGAGCGAGCCGGACTGGTGGAGCGATACCTGTACGATCAGGATGTCTCCAGGTCCCAATTCGCCCCGCGCCTGGCCCTGCGCTGCCTCGCCCGTCTTCAGGAATGCATCCCGGTTCGAGGGGACGACGACCAATGGGCCCGCGAACGCCAAAGCTGCCTCTCCCTGCTCGAAGACAGCATGCGAATCCTCCCCGCGAACTGA